Part of the Catalinimonas alkaloidigena genome is shown below.
AGATCAGCTTCAGCGCTTATCCGAAAAGTCTGGTGAGACTTCTTTTACTTTAGAGAGCCTGCATAAGCATGGACTTGTGGGAAAAAACGATAAAGTAAAAGTTTTAGGAAACGGTGAGCTTTCAGCTAAGATAGAGGTTGAAGCACATGCTTTTTCTGCTTCGGCTGAAAAAGCGATAGAGGCAGTTGGAGGATCAGTTAAAAAACTATAGAGCCATGAAGAAATTTATTACCACCATAAGGAATATATTTTCAATTGAAGAGCTCAGGACCAGAATACTTAATACTTTAGGCTTTTTAATCATTTTCAGATTAGGGTCTTTCGTTGTATTACCTGGGGTAGACCCTTCACGATTAGAGGGAGATGCTGGTGGTATATTTGGCTTATTAGATACTTTTTTAGGAGGAGCATTTAGTAATGCTTCTATTTTTGGGCTGGGAATCATGCCCTACATTTCTGCTTCTATCGTAATTCAGCTACTTACAGTAGCAGTACCTTATTTTCAGAGATTACAGAAAGAGGGTGATTCCGGCAGAAAGAAAATTACGCAAATTACCAGAGTGTTGACCATCTTCATTACTTTTGGTCAGGGCATTGGTTACCTGTCTTATGCGGTACCTGCTGAGGCGATATTAATAGATAGATTTTTCTTTACTGTTTCCGCACTTATTATTCTAACCTCAGGTACTATCTTTTGTATGTGGTTAGGAGAAAAAATCACTGATAAAGGGATTGGAAACGGTATCTCAATGCTGATTATGATTGGTATTATTTCTCGTTTTCCAGGAGCGATAGTAGCAGAATTCCTATCTAAAGGCATGAATGGAGCACTCCTATTTGTTATTGAGATCGTTGCATTGTTCTTTGTTGTAATGGCGGCAGTTATGCTAACCCAGGCGGTAAGGCGTATACCTGTACAGTATGCCAAGCAAGTGGTAGGGAATAAAGTTTATGGTGGGCAACGTCAATATATCCCACTAAAAGTAAATGCTTCAGGGGTAATGCCTATCATATTTGCGCAATCATTGATGTTTCTTCCTGGACTGATTGCTAGCATCTGGGCAGACAGTAATGATCTGGCGCAGTCCATTGGTAGTACCTTTGCTGATTTTACATCATGGCAGTACAATTTAGTATTTGGGGTGTTAATAATTCTTTTTACATTTTTCTATACCGCAATTACGATTAATTCAAAGCAGATTGCGGATGATATGAAACGTAATGGGGGCTTTGTCCCCGGGGTGAAACCTGGTCAGCCTACGGCAGAATTCATTGACTCAGTACTATCAAGGATTACATTACCAGGATCTTTGTTTTTAGCAATAATAGCTATTATGCCAGCTATTGCGAGTGTTGCAGGAATAACCACAGAGTTTTCATATTTCTACGGTGGAACCTCATTACTCATTATGGTAGGAGTAATACTGGATACACTTCAGCAAATTGAGAGCTATCTGTTAATGCGTCATTACGAAGGTATGATGAAGTCTGGTAGGATTAAAGGTAGGTCTGAAAACGCTGCTGTTGCTTGATATTAAATTTTTTTATACCTAAAAGGAACCTGAATTTAAATATATATGGCTAAACAAGCATCAATAGAACAAGATGGTACTATAACGGAAGCATTGTCTAATGCAATGTTTAGAGTTGAGCTTGAAAATGGCCACCAGGTAATTGCCCATATATCTGGTAAGATGAGAATGAACTATATCAAAATATTACCTGGTGACAGAGTAAAGCTTGAAATGTCACCTTATGATTTAACTAAAGGACGAATAGTATACAGATATAAGTAACTATGAAAGTAAAAGCATCTATTAAAAAGCGCAGTTCCGACTGCAAAATTGTCAGAAGGAAGGGCAAGTTATACGTTATTAATAAGAAGAACCCTAGATTTAAGCAAAGACAAGGTTAATTATGGCTAGAATTGCAGGCGTAGATATCCCCGATAATAAAAGAGGAGAAATAGGTCTTACCTATATCTTTGGCATTGGTAAGAGCTCTGCTCAAAACATTCTTACTCAAGCAGGTATTGACTGGAGTAAGAAAGTTGGAGAGTGGGATGACGAAGAGTCCAATGCCATTCGTAGCATTATCGCTAACGAATTCAAAGTGGAAGGTGTACTTAAATCTGAGGTACAAATGAGTATAAAGCGACTGATGGATATTGGTTGTTACCGTGGCTTAAGACATCGTAAAGGTCTTCCTGTTAGAGGACAAAAGACAAAGAATAACGCACGTACACGCAAAGGTAAGCGTAAGACAGTTGCAAATAAAAAGAAAGCTACTAAGTAGAGTTAAATAGTTATGGCTCAGAAAAGAAAAGATAAAGCAAAAAAGAGAGTGGTTGCGGTTGAGGCCGTAGGGCAAGCTCATATTAAAGCTTCATTTAATAATATCATTATCTCTATTACCAACATGTCAGGACAAGTAGTGTCATGGGCATCGGCAGGTAAGATGGGTTTCAAAGGTTCTAAGAAAAATACGCCTTACGCAGCTCAAACTGCTGCAGCTAACTGCGCTCAAACTGCTTACGATCTGGGAATGCGTAAGGTTGAAGTATTCATCAAAGGACCTGGCGCCGGACGTGAATCAGCAATCAGAACCCTACAGAATACAGGCTTGGAAGTTACTATGATTAAAGATGTAACTCCCCTACCGCATAACGGTTGCCGCCCACCTAAAAGAAGAAGAGTATAAAATACGATACACGATTATGGCAAGATATAGAGGCCCTAAGTCTAAAGTAGCAAGAAAATTTAATGATCCTATATTCGGCCCAAGCAAAGCGCTGCAGAAGAAGGGATACCCTCCCGGGCAGCATGGCCGAGGAAGACGTCGTAAGCAGTCAGAATATGCAATTCAGCTTATGGCTAAACAAAAAGCTAAGTATACCTATGGTGTATTAGAAAGACAGTTTGCAAATCTTTTTGAAAAAGCAAACAGTAGCCAGGGTATTACTGGTGAAATCCTTTTGCAATTACTTGAATCTAGGCTTGATAATGTTGTGTTTAGACTAGGCATTGCGCCTACCAGAAGAGGTGCCAGACAACTGGTAAGTCATAAGCATATCACTGTCAATGGGGAAGTGGTTAATGTACCTTCATTTCAGGTAAAGCCAGGTGATTTAGTAGGTGTAAGAGAAAAATCAAAATCTTTGGAAGCTATCACCAACAGTTTAGCCACACATAGTGCAAACCGTTTTAGCTGGTTAGAATGGGATAAATCTCAAATGGCAGGAAGATTTAATAATGTTCCTCAAAGAGATGAAATACCAGAGAACTTACAAGAGCAGTTGATTGTTGAACTTTACTCTAAGTAAGTTTATACGTTTTTTCGTCTCAATTTTTAAACGAAGTATACCTAACAAATATGTCAATACTAGCATTTCAAATGCCTGAAAAGGTGGTAATGGAAAAGGCAGACAACTTTCATGGTCTGTTCACTTTCAAGCCATTAGAAAGAGGTTATGGGGTTACTGTTGGTAATGCACTAAGAAGAATTTTGTTGTCATCACTGGAAGGCTATGCAATCACAGGTGTTAAAATGCCTGGAGTAATGCATGAGTTTTCTACAGTAGAAGGAATAGTTGAAGATGTCTCTGAAATTATTTTGAGTCTGAAAAAAGTGCGCTTTAAGAAAGTCACTGATGACTTCGTAGATAACAAAATTGTGATTCCTATAAAAAATCAGTCCAGTTTTACCGGTGCTGATATTCAAGAGCATGTAACTTCATTTGAAGTTCTTAATCCTGATCATGTGATCTGTCATATGGATGAATCACTGGATGTGGAAATTGAGCTCTATGTTGAGAAAGGTAGAGGATATGTGCCTTCTGAAGAAAATAAGCAGAATGATCAGAGTTATGGAGTGATAGCAATAGATTCCATCTTTACTCCAATCAAAAATGTGAAGTTTAGTGTAGAAAATACCAGGGTTGAACAACGTACTGACTATGAACAGCTTATTCTGGATATAGAGACTGATGGTTCAATTCACCCTGAAGATGCCCTAAAAGGAGCCGCAAATATTCTGATCAAACATTTTATGTTATTCTCTGATCAGAACATGATTTTGGAAACACCTCAACAGGGTGAGCCAGATACTGTAGATGAGGAAATGCTTCATATGAGAAAGCTTTTGAAGACACCTCTCAATGATTTAGACCTTTCAGTAAGAGCATACAACTGTTTAAAAGCAGCTGATGTGAAAACTCTAGGAGATCTAGCACAGCTTGAGATTTCTGACATGATGAAGTTTCGTAACTTTGGTAAAAAATCATTGGCAGAATTAGAGCAGCTCATAGCAGATAAGAATTTGACATTCGGAATGGATGTGAGTAAATATAAACTAGAAGAAGATTAATCTCGTAGCAGAAGCAGTTAGCTGAAGTAAATAGCAAGGAAGTAATGAGACACGCAAAAAAATTTAACCATTTAGGACGTACCGCACCCCATCGTAAAGCGATGTTGGCAAATATGGCTTCGTCTTTGATTCTTCATAAACGGATCACCACTACTGTGGCTAAAGCGAAGGCGTTAAGGAAATATGTAGAGCCTTTGATAACCAGGTCTAAGGCAGATACCACCCATTCCAGAAGGGTTGTATTCTCATATTTACAAGATAAAACTTCAGCCCAAGTACTTTTTAATGAAGTAGCTGAAAGAGTAGCTGAAAGGCCCGGTGGATATACTCGTATCATAAAGCTAGGTAACCGTCTTGGAGACAATGCGGATATGTGTTTGATTGAGTTGGTTGACTTCAATGAGACATACATGCAGGAGGATACTACTAAGAAGAAAAGCACTAGGAGAAGTCGTAGATCTGGTAAGAAAAGTTCTTCTAAAAGTGAAGCTAAGTCGTCAACTGCAGAAGCAACAGAGGTAGAAGATAAGAAAGAGTCTCAACCTACTACTGCTGGAGATACAGTAACTGATGAAGCTGAAACCACTGAAGTAGAAGAAAAAAAAGAAGCTTCAACAACAGATGAAAAAGTTGAAGGTAAAGCAGATGATCAATCTAAAGAAGCAGACGATTCCAGTGATTCTGAAGATAAAGAGAACAAATAGCATCATATTATCCTTTATAGAGGGGTTAAGCTGTTTTAGTCAACAGCTTAATCCCTTTTTTTTTATTAGTTTATTATTAAAATTGCTCAAAACTACCCTATGAAGCCCGACAAAAAAGCAACAGCTGTCTTACTCCTTGAAGATGGCACATATTTTCATGGTAATGCAATAGGAAAAATTGGGACTAAAGGTGGAGAAATTTGTTTTAACACTGGTATGTCCGGTTACCAAGAAATTTACACCGATCCTTCATATTATGGTCAGATAATCGTCAATACAACCTCTCATATTGGTAATTATGGAGTCTTGGATTCTGAACAGGAGTCTAATACGCCGAAAATTAGCGCTTTGGTTGTAAATGATTTTTCTAATGTTTATAGCCGTGAAAAAGCTGATCATGATCTTCAGCATTTTTTAGAAAATGCTGGAATTGTCGGTATTACGAATATAGATACAAGAAAGCTTGTCAGACATATCAGGTCTAAGGGAGCTATGAATGCAGTAATTTCCTCAGAACTTACTGATCTCAAAGAGTTGAAGAAAATATTAGATGAGGTTCCTTCAATGGCTGGGCTGGAACTTTCCTCCCAAGTATGTACTAAGGACGAGTATTATTATGGACATGAGAGTGCTCCAAAAAAAGTGGCAGTAATTGATTTGGGGATTAAGACAAGCATCTTGAAAAACCTTACCGAGCGTGGTTGTTATTGCAAAATTTTCCCCGCCAAAACAAGCTATGAAAAGATTAAAGCATGGGGGGCTGATGGGTATTTCGTGTCCAACGGACCAGGGGATCCCGGAGCTATGGAATACGCTGTAGACACCGTAAAGAAGATTTTAGAAGAAGATCGCCCCTTGTTTGGCATTTGTCTAGGTCACCAGATCTTAGCAAGAGCAAATAATATTTCTACCTACAAAATGCATCACGGTCATCGTGGATTAAATCATCCGGTAAAAAATTTAGAGACTGGTAAAAGTGAAATTACTTCTCAGAACCATGGTTTCTCAGTAAACTTGGAAGAGGCTGAGAAGATGAAAAATCTCAAGGTGACACACATCAATTTAAATGATAATACTGTGGCAGGCATTAAAATGCTGGACAAAAAAGCATTTTCAGTACAATACCACCCTGAATCGTCACCTGGTCCTCATGATTCACGTTATCTTTTTGATCAATTCGTGAAGCTGATGAATACTTAATCCATAACATTCTTTAAATTTGCCCCTAATCTAAAAGCGCACTTAATTTTTATCTTATGAGTATTATTAAGAAAATTCACGCCCGTCAAATCCTTGATTCCAGAGGTAATCCAACAGTTGAAGTTGATGTCATTACAGAAAATAATGTTTTGGGAAGAGCCGCTGTGCCTTCAGGAGCTTCTACCGGTCAACATGAGGCAGTAGAGCTGAGGGATAATGACAAAAGTCTTTTCATGGGAAAAGGAGTAACTAAAGCGGTTGATAATGTAAATAGTGCAATTGCCCAGAAATTATTAGGAGTATCTATATTTGAGCAAACGCTCATAGACCATACCATGCTCGATATTGATGGTACTGCCAACAAGTCTAAGCTTGGTGCAAACGCGATACTTGGAGTCTCATTGGCAGTTGCTAAAGCTGCTGCACTTGAGCTGGGCCAACCATTATATAAGTATATCGGAGGTGTAAATGCTAACACGCTTCCTGTACCTATGATGAATATTCTGAATGGAGGAAGCCATGCGGATAATGCGATAGATTTTCAGGAGTTCATGATCATGCCCGTAAAGGCTGAAAGCTTTTCTGAGGCCCTTCGTATGGGTACTGAGGTTTTTCATCACCTGAAAAATGTACTGAAAAGTAAAAATCTTTCTACAAATGTAGGAGATGAAGGTGGTTTTGCTCCTAATATTACTTCAAATAAAGAAGCAATTGAAGTCGTACTTCAGGCTATTGAAAAAGCTGGCTACAAGCCAGGTGAAGAAATTTTTATTGCTCTTGATGCTGCCTCTACTGAGTTTTATGACAGCGAAAAGGGCGTTTATAAGTTTGAGTCTTCAGGAGAAGAGCTGAATTCCTCCGATATGGCGAATTACTGGAAGGAATGGGTAGATCAATACCCTATTATTTCAATTGAAGACGGAATGAGTGAAGATGATTGGGCTGGTTGGAAGACTCATACCGACTTACTGAAAGATAAATGCCAACTGGTAGGTGATGATCTTTTTGTTACTAACGTTAAACGTCTACAGGATGGAATTGATCAAGGTGTTGGTAATTCTATTTTAATCAAAGTGAATCAGATTGGTTCTCTTACCGAGACAATTGATACAGTGAATCTTGCTAAAAGAAATGGTTACAAAAGTGTAATCTCACACCGTTCAGGAGAAACTGAAGATAATTTCATCGCAGATTTAGCTGTGGCACTAAATGCTGGTCAGATCAAGACAGGCTCAGCCTCTCGTTCTGATAGAATGGCTAAGTATAATCAACTATTGAGAATTCAGGAGCAATTGGGGCAAGTAGCCTACTTTCCTGGAAAATTGTTGTAACAGATTATCAGAATTAGTACAAAATTGATTAGTTTAATGCAACCCAATTTTGGGTTGCATTTTCTTTTTATAGTGAATGCAATCAATTTAATTTGCTATACGTTTACTTACTAAACAGATATGCATGCGCTTCCTCAATAAAATTCCAAAATTTATTAAGAGTTTTTACTTCCTTTTCACTTTGGGGTTTGTGATATGGATGCTTTTTCTGGATACCAATGATATAGGTTCACAGATAATGCTGACCAGGAAGCTTAATGCACTAGAAAAAGAGAAAGAATTTTATCAGGAAAAAATTGACCAGGTGGAGAAAGACCGTAAAGAATTGCTGAGTAACGATGAACTGCTTGAGAAGTTTGCCCGTGAAAAGTACCTGATGAAAAAGCCTGATGAAGATGTATATGTCATTATTAAGCAATAAACAACATTTACATATGAAGCAAATGATTGCCGCTATAGTCCTTATTTTTAGTAGTCATATTTTATTTGCACAAGAAGAAACAACAAGAGAAGAAAGAAGCAGCAGCGATTTTTGGGAAAGAATTTCAGTAGGCGGTAATTTTGGTTTACAGTTTGGATCAGTGACCTATATTGATCTTTCTCCTATGATAGGCTATCGCTTCACTGATCAGTTTACTGCTGGCCCAGGCTTTACTTATCGTTACTTAAAATATAGAGGGTACGAGGCAAGCAGTATTTATGGAGGAAGCTTTTTTGCCCGTCACCTTATCGGAAAACAGTTCTTTGCTCAGGTACAGTATGAAAGCCTGAGTACCGAATATCTTACTGTCGTAAACCAGGAACCCTATTTCAAACGAGACTGGGTGTCAGGATTTTTTGTAGGTGGAGGTTTGTACCAACCTTTGGGAAGAAGAGGAGCTGTATTACTCTCTGCGATGTATAACCTAATGTATGATAACATCAAGTCTCCTTACAATAGCCCCTGGGTGCTAAATGTGGGTTTTACTTTATAAAAGGGATAGAAAATTTTTCTGCTAATCCTCTTAAATCTTTTACAACAGGTTCAAGAATAGGTATTCCCTCTTTACTTCTGATACTTTCCATTTCTCTTTCAGGGTCACCTGGTATCTGTACTTTTTCCTGATGATCAACCGTATCGGCAGAACGAAAACGTTGAATCCACTGATCCATGTGTTTCTTAAATTCATCTGCAGGACGAAAAGCATCTACCCGCATTGCACCCAAAAAATGTCCAATTCCTTCACCTACAGGATCTTTGACTAAGGGTAGAAAGCTAACAAAAGGAGGTACCCAGGGACCGTAATTTGCTCCCGAAAAAATTGCTGAAAATATATCTACGATGGAACCCAGGCAATATCCTTTGTGACTACCATGGACTCTGTCACTGCCCAATGGAAGCAATGCACCACCTTCAGAAAGCTCGCCGGGATTCTCAGAAGGCTGACCTTGGGCATTTTGGACCCATCCGAGAGGTGCTTTTTCCTGTTTTCTTTGCAAAATTTCTAATTTGCCATTCGCTACAGTGGTTGTCGCAAAATCAGCGACAAAAGGCGGCTGTTGATTAGCAGGGATGGCAACTGCGATAGGATTAGTGCCTAGTAAGCGTTCGGTTGCAAAGGTAGGAGCTACCAGGGGGCTGGCGTTGGTCATGGCAAGTCCAATCATATCTTTTTCTAAGCCCATCATAGCGTGGTAGCCAGCTATACCGAAGTGGTTTGAGTTTCTTACACTAACCCAACCGGTACCAGCAGAGGATGCTTTTTCCATAGCCACTTTCATGGCAAAAGGAGCTACAACCAGCCCTAAACCTTCATCTCCATCAATTACAGCAGTACTTGGAGTTTCATGTACGATCTGTATAGCAGGCTTAACATTAATTCTTTTCTTCTCCCATAACCTCACATAGCCAGTAAGCCGTGCTACTCCATGAGAGTCCACTCCCCGGAGATCTGCTTTGAGTAGAACTTCTGCTGCCAGCTCAGCATCATTATTGGGACAGCCTATTTTCCTAAATACATTATAAGTAAAATTGTAGAGGTCAGTGTGTTTGAAGTGCTGCATGTAACTACTGTTACTGATTTGCTATGAGTTGATTAGAAACACATCGTAATAAGCCTTCTTTAAGTGCAAAGGCTGAAACTCTGATATTTCGTATCTGATATTTATCCAAAACATAGTGGATTAACCATGAGGCTACCACAATCATATCAGCTCTTAGTTCAATCATTCCTGGGATGGTCATCCTCTCAGCATGATTTTTTTCATTGAGAGCCTGATGAGTTTTTAAATAGTGCTCGTAAGTAAGTGGTAACTCAGATGCATCGGGCTTAACATTGATATCTTGATCAATGACATAAATATCGCTTAATGTATCGAAAGTACCTGATGCACCGATTAATGTTTTTGGTTGAAATTTTTTGACGGCTTTAGTTAAACTAAGTAGCTTATTATCAAAATATTGTAAAAGTTGTTCTACATTCTCTCTGGAGATAGGGTCCGTAATATCAAATAATTCCAAAAGACGTTGCGCACCAATTTCATAGCTCTGCTTCCAGAGCACAAACTGATCGTTGCAAATAATAAATTCCACGCTTCCTCCGCCAATGTCCATGATAAGAGCATTTTCAGCCTCAAGAGCCATGGCCTCTCTTACACCATAGTAAATATAATCAGCCTCAAGCTCACCAGGAATAATATCTATGGATATACTCGTTTCATCATAAATCCGCTTTGCTAAAGATGCTCCATTTTTAGCATTACGAAAAGCACTTGTGGCGGTAGCTACTACATGATCTATCTTGAACTTATCAATCATGTCTTTAAAGTGCTGAACGGTTGAAAGAGCTCTTAACTGAGCTTCTTCATTAATCATTCCCTGATTAATTCCTCCACGACCAATCATCACAGCTTTACGCTCACGATGTATTATGTGAAAGCGTTGATAACTGTCAATGCTTACAATAAGCAAATGAAAGGTGTTGGTACCTAAATCAATTACGGCAATTTTTTGCTTCTCCATATCTGAAAGCTATCCCACAATGAATAGCATATATGCATTTGTTTAATGTAAATGCACTGCGAAAATAAATGGTTTCTTATATATAACTATATTTAACACAAATAAATTAATATTTACTATGAAAGAAAGGCAAAATAACGCTTCGCATGAAGATGCTCGGCATGATAATGCTCAGCAAGGATATGTAGCAATTACTAAAGCTGAAAAACTACAACAACTTGAAGAAAAAAATAAGATGGCATTGCTGGGGGGGGGAGAGAAACGAATCAAAGCCCAACATGATAAAGGGAAGCTAACGGCTAGAGAAAGGGTAACCCTTTTGCTGGATGAAGGTTCGTTTGAAGAAACAGGTAAGTTTGTTGAGCATCGCAGTACTTCATTCGGACTGGAAAAACAAAAGTATTTAGGTGATGGCGTAGTTACGGGTTATGGTACATTGGATGGACGTTTGGTCTATGTTTACTCTCAGGACTTTACAGTCTTTGGAGGATCTTTATCAGAAGCTCATGCTGAAAAAATTGTAAAAATCATGGATCTGGCTATGAAAAACGGAGCACCTATCATTGGCTTGAATGACTCAGGAGGTGCCAGAATTCAGGAAGGCGTGGTCTCATTAGGTGGATACGCCGATATATTTTACCGAAATACTTTAGCTTCAGGCGTTATTCCACAGATTTCAGCGGTAATGGGGCCTTGTGCCGGTGGTGCAGTCTATTCTCCTGCTATAACCGATTTTATCTTTATGGTTGAAAAAACCTCCTATATGTTTGTTACAGGTCCTCACGTAGTAAAGACCGTCACTCAGGAAGATGTAACAGCTGAAGAGTTAGGGGGAGCGATTACCCATAGTACAAAAAGTGGAGTGACACATTTTGCGTGTAAAAATGAATTACAGTGTATAAAAGACATTCGTCACTTGGTAAGCTATCTACCCCAGAACTGTGAAGAGGATGCCCCACACCTTGAATACCAGCCTAAAGAAGACGAAAGTAGGGCAGCTTTGGATGATATCGTACCAGAAAACCCTAATCAGCCCTATGATATGCGTGATGTGGTCAGTGGCATAGTGGATGAGGGTAGCTTTATGGAAGTTCATAAGAATTTTGCTGAAAACATAGTAGTTGGTTTTGCCAGGCTAGGGGGGAGGAGTATAGGAATAGTAGGCAATCAACCAGCTACTTTGGCGGGTGTATTGGATATCAATGCCAGTGTAAAAGGAGCTCGTTTTGTTCGTTTCTGTGATAGTTTTAATATCCCTTTACTGGTTTTAGAAGATGTACCAGGCTTTTTACCCGGAACAGACCAGGAGTGGAATGCGATTATTACCAATGGTGCAAAGTTACTTTATGCTTTCAGTGAGGCTACGGTTCCTCGCGTGACAGTAATTACGCGTAAAGCTTATGGAGGGGCTTATGATGTGATGAATTCTAAACATATTGGCGCTGATATGAATTATGCCTGGCCTAGTGCAGAAATTGCAGTAATGGGGGCCAAAGGAGCGTCTGAGATTATTTTCAGGAAGGAAATCAAAGAGGCTGATGATCCGGAGGCTAAACTTCAGGAAAAAATAGATGAATATACCACCACTTTTGCTAATCCTTATATGGCGGCTAAAAGAGGATATATTGATGAAGTAATCTATCCTCATCAAACAAGAGCTAAGCTGATGAGGGCTTTCAAAATGCTGGAAAATAAAGTGGATAAGTTACCAAAGAAGAAACATGGCAATATTCCTCTTTAGGTAATGTAAGGCAGAAGTTTGTTGTGTATTAGGATCTAGCCAGACTTATCTTGTAGCTAAATTGGTTGCAGATGAAGCAGATTGTTTTTGGGTTAGTATTTTTATCAGTAATTAGGGTTGGGTATTCACAGGAGAATTTTGACCAGCCTTCTGACGAAGTACAAATTATTTTCTGGAATGTAGAGAATCTTTTTGATACGCAGGATGACAGCCTGAAAAACGACGACGAATTTTTGCCTTATGGCATCAGAGGATGGAATAGAGAACGTTATCAAAAAAAATTATTCCACATATATAAAACCTTACTTGCTGCCGGTCAATGGAAGTTCCCGGGGCTTATTGCACTCGCTGAAATTGAAAATGTAAGTGTGTTGAGAGATCTGCTTGAACAAACTCCATTGCAAAGAGCTGGTTATGACATCATTCATCAGGAATCAGAAGACAGGAGAGGAATTGATTTGGCAATATTATACAGGCCGGCGCTTATCCAGCCTTTAGATACAAACTTTATCCGACTTACATTTCCTGATGATACGTATCGGAAAACAAGAGATATAATCTATCTGAAAGCCAAGCTTCAGGAAAGCTTGGAATTTCATCTTTTTGTCAATCACTGGCCATCTCGTT
Proteins encoded:
- a CDS encoding FtsB family cell division protein, whose translation is MRFLNKIPKFIKSFYFLFTLGFVIWMLFLDTNDIGSQIMLTRKLNALEKEKEFYQEKIDQVEKDRKELLSNDELLEKFAREKYLMKKPDEDVYVIIKQ
- a CDS encoding Ldh family oxidoreductase, whose protein sequence is MQHFKHTDLYNFTYNVFRKIGCPNNDAELAAEVLLKADLRGVDSHGVARLTGYVRLWEKKRINVKPAIQIVHETPSTAVIDGDEGLGLVVAPFAMKVAMEKASSAGTGWVSVRNSNHFGIAGYHAMMGLEKDMIGLAMTNASPLVAPTFATERLLGTNPIAVAIPANQQPPFVADFATTTVANGKLEILQRKQEKAPLGWVQNAQGQPSENPGELSEGGALLPLGSDRVHGSHKGYCLGSIVDIFSAIFSGANYGPWVPPFVSFLPLVKDPVGEGIGHFLGAMRVDAFRPADEFKKHMDQWIQRFRSADTVDHQEKVQIPGDPEREMESIRSKEGIPILEPVVKDLRGLAEKFSIPFIK
- a CDS encoding exopolyphosphatase produces the protein MEKQKIAVIDLGTNTFHLLIVSIDSYQRFHIIHRERKAVMIGRGGINQGMINEEAQLRALSTVQHFKDMIDKFKIDHVVATATSAFRNAKNGASLAKRIYDETSISIDIIPGELEADYIYYGVREAMALEAENALIMDIGGGSVEFIICNDQFVLWKQSYEIGAQRLLELFDITDPISRENVEQLLQYFDNKLLSLTKAVKKFQPKTLIGASGTFDTLSDIYVIDQDINVKPDASELPLTYEHYLKTHQALNEKNHAERMTIPGMIELRADMIVVASWLIHYVLDKYQIRNIRVSAFALKEGLLRCVSNQLIANQ
- a CDS encoding acyl-CoA carboxylase subunit beta, with the protein product MALLGGGEKRIKAQHDKGKLTARERVTLLLDEGSFEETGKFVEHRSTSFGLEKQKYLGDGVVTGYGTLDGRLVYVYSQDFTVFGGSLSEAHAEKIVKIMDLAMKNGAPIIGLNDSGGARIQEGVVSLGGYADIFYRNTLASGVIPQISAVMGPCAGGAVYSPAITDFIFMVEKTSYMFVTGPHVVKTVTQEDVTAEELGGAITHSTKSGVTHFACKNELQCIKDIRHLVSYLPQNCEEDAPHLEYQPKEDESRAALDDIVPENPNQPYDMRDVVSGIVDEGSFMEVHKNFAENIVVGFARLGGRSIGIVGNQPATLAGVLDINASVKGARFVRFCDSFNIPLLVLEDVPGFLPGTDQEWNAIITNGAKLLYAFSEATVPRVTVITRKAYGGAYDVMNSKHIGADMNYAWPSAEIAVMGAKGASEIIFRKEIKEADDPEAKLQEKIDEYTTTFANPYMAAKRGYIDEVIYPHQTRAKLMRAFKMLENKVDKLPKKKHGNIPL
- a CDS encoding endonuclease/exonuclease/phosphatase family protein; its protein translation is MKQIVFGLVFLSVIRVGYSQENFDQPSDEVQIIFWNVENLFDTQDDSLKNDDEFLPYGIRGWNRERYQKKLFHIYKTLLAAGQWKFPGLIALAEIENVSVLRDLLEQTPLQRAGYDIIHQESEDRRGIDLAILYRPALIQPLDTNFIRLTFPDDTYRKTRDIIYLKAKLQESLEFHLFVNHWPSRYGGGKSSESRRIYAASVVRERVERIIDQEANASVIVTGDFNDSPDDPSLQLLAGKDSSLVIISNKHFDGTHKHQGLWSHFDQMWVSKPLLMSDRFYVKSQTAKVFHPDWLLEKDKTYGGVKPNRTYAGYQYHGGFSDHLPLMLTLKTMAETSAEKEQK